CCAGTTGATGAGCTTTGAATGGAAATTCCTGCTGCCCCTGAACCTGCTGATGCTGGTGGCTGGCGCTGCCTATGTGGCTTTGGTAGGCTAAGGTAGAGGTGTTTTATGGAACAGAAGATTTCTACAAAACAGTATATCAAGGGTTATCTCAAGAAGTGCGTTACAGGCCCATGGAGCTTGCTCTGCGGTTTGTCTGTCAGCCTTCGTTACTTCTTCAATCCCAAGCGCGTGGTTACAGAACAGTATCCCGAAAACCGCAAGACCTTGAAAATGCACGAACGTTTCCGCGGCCGCCTTTCCATGGTAGAAGACGCCGACGGCAACAATCACTGCACCGCTTGCGGCATGTGCGAACGTAGCTGCCCCAACGGAAGTATCAATGTTCAGGCAACCAAGAACATTGCTGGCAAGAAAGTCTTGGGTCGTTACGTGTATCATTTTGCAAGTTGCACCCAGTGCGGCCTGTGTGTGGAAGCCTGCCCCTTCGGTGCCATTGAAATGGCTCCGGAATTTGAAGTGGCAACCACCGACATCAAGTCCCTGGAAATGATTTTGAACAAGAAGGAGGGTCAAGGCTAATGTTCCCGGATCTTTCAAGCTTGGCAAACGTATTCCCCCTGGGAGGAATCGACATTGCCTTCTACGTCGTGGCATTCGTCATGGTGGTGACCGCCATCTGTACGGTTGCCGTGAAAAACATTCTGCAGAGCGCCGTGTTCCTCATTTTCTCCTTTGTGGGAACCACCGTTCTCTACTTGCTGCTCCACGCCGAATTCAACGCCCTGGCTCAGATCATGGTGTACATCGGTGGCGTGGTGATTTTCGTGATCTTTACCATCTTGCTTACAAGCCATCTAGGTGAAGACGCATTCACAACAAAGATTCCTCGATTCTTCGCAGCATTCATCCTAAGTATCGCCTTTGTTGCGGTTATGCTGAAATGCGTCTTGCCGGTACAGACCCTCGCAACAGCAACAGCCGCAGCACCCGAAGGCTTTGCCTCCCTGAAGGAAATTGCCATCCGCCTGCTGGACTACAGCGCCAACGGATTCATCATTCCCTTCGAAGTGGTCAGTATCCTGCTCCTAGCCTCCCTGATTGGAGCAATTACGGTTGCCCGCCGCGGAAAGGAGGACGAAAAATGACTTTGATGAACTGCCT
This genomic window from Fibrobacter sp. contains:
- a CDS encoding 4Fe-4S binding protein — encoded protein: MEQKISTKQYIKGYLKKCVTGPWSLLCGLSVSLRYFFNPKRVVTEQYPENRKTLKMHERFRGRLSMVEDADGNNHCTACGMCERSCPNGSINVQATKNIAGKKVLGRYVYHFASCTQCGLCVEACPFGAIEMAPEFEVATTDIKSLEMILNKKEGQG
- a CDS encoding NADH-quinone oxidoreductase subunit J — its product is MFPDLSSLANVFPLGGIDIAFYVVAFVMVVTAICTVAVKNILQSAVFLIFSFVGTTVLYLLLHAEFNALAQIMVYIGGVVIFVIFTILLTSHLGEDAFTTKIPRFFAAFILSIAFVAVMLKCVLPVQTLATATAAAPEGFASLKEIAIRLLDYSANGFIIPFEVVSILLLASLIGAITVARRGKEDEK